A genomic segment from Aegilops tauschii subsp. strangulata cultivar AL8/78 chromosome 1, Aet v6.0, whole genome shotgun sequence encodes:
- the LOC109766044 gene encoding rust resistance kinase Lr10-like isoform X2: MIKISSNTTHRPSAANMAQRSGSRIKVIAATSSAAAFVVLLLTVATVLYLSLKTRYNAEIHLKVEMFLKTYGTSKPTRYTFSEVKKMARRFKEKVGQGGFGSVYKGELPNGVPVAVKMLENSTGEGEAFINEVATIGLIHHANIVRLLGFCSEGMRRALIYEFMPNESLEKYIFSDDPNIFQNLLVPDKLQDIALGIARGMEYLHQGCNQWILHFDIKPHNILLDYNFNPKISDFGLAKLCTRDQSIVTLTAARGTMGYIAPELYSRNFGGVSYKSDVYSFGMLVLEMVSGRRNLDPSTESQNDVYLPEWIYEKVINGEELAITLEATQEEKEKMRKLAIVALWCIQWNPRNRPSMTKVVNMLTGRLQSLQMPQSLSSHLKTNSCHKSKEGQHSMLYCTTTLSTRALQ, translated from the exons GTTCACGTATCAAAGTCATTGCAG CTACATCATCAGCGGCTGCATTTGTTGTTCTTTTGTTGACGGTGGCCACTGTGCTTTATCTTTCACTCAAGACAAGATATAACGCGGAGATACATTTGAAGGTTGAAATGTTTCTCAAGACATATGGAACATCAAAACCGACAAGGTACACTTTCTCCGAAGTTAAGAAGATGGCAAGACGGTTTAAGGAAAAAGTGGGACAGGGAGGATTTGGAAGTGTGTACAAAGGCGAGCTACCAAATGGAGTGCCTGTGGCAGTCAAGATGCTAGAGAACTCTACAGGAGAGGGAGAAGCATTCATCAATGAAGTTGCAACCATCGGACTAATCCACCATGCCAATATTGTCCGCCTCCTGGGATTTTGTTCTGAAGGAATGAGACGGGCTCTTATTTATGAATTCATGCCTAATGAGTCATTGGAGAAATACATATTCTCTGATGACCCTAATATTTTTCAGAATCTTCTAGTACCAGACAAGCTGCAAGATATTGCTTTAGGCATTGCCAGAGGAATGGAGTACTTACATCAAGGGTGCAACCAGTGGATCCTACACTTTGACATCAAGCCTCACAATATCCTGTTGGACTACAACTTCAATCCAAAGATCTCAGACTTTGGCCTTGCCAAATTGTGCACAAGAGACCAAAGCATCGTCACCTTAACAGCAGCAAGAGGCACAATGGGGTACATTGCACCAGAGCTATACTCTCGGAACTTTGGGGGAGTGTCGTACAAGTCAGACGTGTACAGTTTCGGAATGCTAGTGCTAGAAATGGTGAGCGGAAGGAGGAACTTAGACCCAAGTACTGAGAGCCAGAACGATGTTTACCTCCCAGAGTGGATCTACGAGAAAGTGATCAATGGGGAGGAGTTGGCTATTACATTGGAAGCAACTcaagaagagaaagaaaaaatGAGGAAGCTGGCAATTGTGGCACTGTGGTGTATCCAGTGGAACCCAAGAAACCGGCCGTCGATGACAAAGGTTGTGAACATGTTAACAGGGAGGTTGCAGAGTCTGCAGATGCCCCAAAGCCTTTCGTCTCATCTGAAAACGAACTCATGCCATAAATCAAAAGAGGGACAACATTCAATGTTGTATTGTACCACTACTTTGTCTACGCGTGCGTTGCAATAG